The genomic window ATACTTTCTTTTTTGCCTGTTACTTTGCTAGCTTTCAGCACTTTTTTGTCTCAGAATATTGCAGCAGAGCTTGCATCTGTTGTCCTTATATTTACAAGCCAGGCATGGAACATCACTTTTGCCTGGTATCAATCTCTTATAACGATTCCGAAAGATCTTGATGAAGCCAGCAGAGTATTCAGATTTAACAGGCTGTTGCGTTTAAAAACTCTGGAGCTTCCCTTTGCGGCTATTAATCTTATATGGAACAGCATGATGAGCTGGGCGGGGGGATGGTTTTTCCTCATGGCAGCGGAGATGTTTACTGTTGGGAACAAAGACTTTCGCCTCCCGGGGCTTGGTTCTTATCTTCAAACGGCGGCAGATAAAAAAGATATACATGCAATTCTTATGGGACTTTTCGCTTTGATTCTTATTATTGTTATTCTTGATCAGCTTGTTTGGAGGCCACTTCTTGCCTGGTCTGTGAAGTTCAAAATAGAGTATGTTGAATCTGATAAAGAACCATCTTCCTGGTTTTATAACTTTCTTCAATCATCGGGTATTCTTGAAAAACTTGATGCAATGTGGCAGATGATTTCTGAAAAGATAGATATGTGGTCAATAAAGAAGTGGCCTTTTAGAGACAGATCTGAAGAGGAGAAGGAGAGTCTTTTTTCAAAAATCGTATTTTATGTTTTTGTGATTTTTGTTGTTTATGAAGCTGTTAAAGCTGTTGGCGTTATGATGGATATTCCTTCTTATGAATGGGAAGAGATATTTAGGGCTCTTGGGGCGACAACTTTGCGAGTTTTCATAGCTTTAGTTTTGTCGCTTGTCTGGACTATTCCGGTCGGTGTTGCTATTGGAAGAAATGAAAAGCTTGCCGGATGGCTTCAGCCGCTTGTCCAGATCATAGCTTCTATTCCAGCAACTGCCCTTTTCCCGGTTTTTGTTCTCATCTTTTTGAATCTTCCAGGAGGTTTAAATGTAGCTTCTATTGTTCTAATGATGGCAGGAACTCAGTGGTATATCTTGTTTAATGTTATAGCTGGAGCCTCTTCCATTCCTAAGGATCTGGAATATACAACGCAGCTACTTCATCTATCAAAGTGGGAAAAGTGGAAAGTTCTTATTCTTCCTGCAATTTTTCCCTATGTTGTTACAGGTGGGATAACAGCTGCCGGTGGAGCCTGGAATGCCAGTATAGTTGCCGAATATATTAAGTTTGGTGGTAAGGTTTTGAAAATAAATGGTCTTGGAGAATTGATTGCCCTTTCAACAGCTAACGGTAACTATCCTCTTCTTTTAACATCTACTGTGGTTATGATCGTTACGGTTGTTTTGATAAACAGGTTGTTCTGGAAAAAGCTGTATGACCTTGCACACGAAAAGTTTTCAATGGAGTAAGAATATGGAAAAGCAGAAAGAAAAAAGAGTTCTGGTAGATTTAAAAAACATAAGCCATATGTATAAAGGAAGGGAGAAATCTTTCTATGCATTAAAAAATATAAATCTTAAGCTTTATGAAGATGAATTTGTTTGTCTGGTAGGGGCTTCTGGTAGTGGGAAAAGTACCCTTTTAAGGATTATAACAGGCCT from Desulfurobacterium indicum includes these protein-coding regions:
- a CDS encoding ABC transporter permease — its product is MRKLLKISFNKKDFRFVIGIIIILAFLYFALLLARKGGSSGETLTISLSPSALFKYSFFSLSRMGAAYLLSLIFSLVYGYFAAYNKKAEMILMPLLDVLQSVPILSFLPVTLLAFSTFLSQNIAAELASVVLIFTSQAWNITFAWYQSLITIPKDLDEASRVFRFNRLLRLKTLELPFAAINLIWNSMMSWAGGWFFLMAAEMFTVGNKDFRLPGLGSYLQTAADKKDIHAILMGLFALILIIVILDQLVWRPLLAWSVKFKIEYVESDKEPSSWFYNFLQSSGILEKLDAMWQMISEKIDMWSIKKWPFRDRSEEEKESLFSKIVFYVFVIFVVYEAVKAVGVMMDIPSYEWEEIFRALGATTLRVFIALVLSLVWTIPVGVAIGRNEKLAGWLQPLVQIIASIPATALFPVFVLIFLNLPGGLNVASIVLMMAGTQWYILFNVIAGASSIPKDLEYTTQLLHLSKWEKWKVLILPAIFPYVVTGGITAAGGAWNASIVAEYIKFGGKVLKINGLGELIALSTANGNYPLLLTSTVVMIVTVVLINRLFWKKLYDLAHEKFSME